The Amyelois transitella isolate CPQ chromosome 20, ilAmyTran1.1, whole genome shotgun sequence genome has a segment encoding these proteins:
- the LOC106131619 gene encoding uncharacterized protein LOC106131619: MVWSARAQALLLITAGAVAASDVTLNIGDTLSASIATGYDTNVPCYLETPYEETIEFRPENHSTDRISYLETSNLSYCGAKIADLKEEDEGDWTIYYISGDERVSNTYHLTISKAGNEESEEINENAETELTEEEANTEWLPEISISTRTGFTVDITLSKKVDPSLEEIYSVITPNNEMFYLDNANIEGLTVHGRSNFVDSRITIGPMDSSLIGRWTLCGHVDGDIPARRCQVVGISWENPDNPSAEWQTTVLSRRDTVTNYLATVNVSISGSGSRLSCHLIEPAGGDLMITRESTYPGLTLVATRDNSLCTITMTPIYKEFIGDWVLYGTFRSSRGERNEVRVPLHLFLYDVENPYSQAYNVTNLNPLSRVVSLGSTTTLDSAGSGTTDSCELRSPSGESYNLQNSTAPVSFLASTSSVRCRASIGPIRLDILGDWVLIAKFNRNGIFTENRQVISIRLQEEEVLRDINISTRTGLTIDISLSRKDLESLEETFTLTTPQNEVIDLGQNSIPPGLTVHDSSDFVAKRVSVGPMEESLLGRWTLCGEVNTEVTVTRCQSVVISWDDANNPSEEWETSVLTKRNTVTNYLAVVNVTVSGSGTLLNCHLITPQGEDLIVTTDSAYPGINFITLRDTSVCTVTMGPIHKEFIGDWILYGNFRSSRGVRNEVRLPFLFFLYDEENPYSQAYNVSTLNPLTRVITLGSFTNLDLSGSGSTDSCELRSPSGISYNLQNSTAPVSFLATTSSIRCRASIGPMGLEELGDWVYIAKFNNRGIFTENRQTISLILEEEQLLREISINTRTGLTVDITLGKTEMDPSLVEKFTITTPQDEVVALEHANVPGLTVHGSSEFVASRVTIGPMDSSLIGRWTLCGEVNVGRPVRRCQPVIIAWYNANNPSEEWQNTLMTRVEVVTNYLAVFNSTVRGSGTLLTCHLITPYEEDLVVNGASVYPGLTFQTLRDTSVCTVTMGPIQKEFIGDWVLYATFRSSRGDRNDVRLPFNLFLYDKDNPYSQAYNVTNMAPLIRVINPGSSVTSDVIASGNTDSCEVISPSGKSYNLQNSTQPVTFGTPNSNIRCRVTIGPVGLDDFGDWEFRAKHNTRGIFTEHRQIISILQEDPENPVAEDHRNIINMDPIYFITAIDAQHTIVADPNTNTRFVTESCHVRTANGLQYAIMEGFNLPGVEVVQQGSNQRCTIRVNVKNEDFIGEWMLISREQRNSVPVEVRQPFIIFVEEDVDASIGHVTVTEGNDLHLRLANSTNLHETCKVFDPTGSERTNAEKDNSQIETCGFIVRNVQNEDTGAWQIRYGTGISYRAIIDVKVKDLWEATHDTLVLIRGRPVNETIGPETAVYCKLIDPTQRVIFDGHGRCHLNLDRVTNDHAGTWVMSVGFLGNMLARTYEINVEARGSQDKPIVETHVAKEQPEVTLKCSVPLEYEVRSCLFQKPSGRVIIVNTGVAEDRYISYGSGTIVDGNVTSHECGIRITDPATADLGLWRCAVETDHEVYYGFLTVLCPWAMKDPVVAAAVVSEPTLTSHQDSIMHLEGDSLTMSCSIQSPIRYCYFRRPNGMIYTVSTGVSTDEYEYVGAGLDAGECGIRFSRLLSQETGHWPEGQWSCHVGLPDGAQPEQRANIQIQINRPIEVNQYVNERGLVVEAEVFQQQPVEYCRYVRIDGIGFTSEALPDSRYTAYEDLSKGFCSISIQNANILDMHPWTVVAKIVDRDEEVSGVTNHTIVIPDLTTELPDMTTELSEATELPETTEVTEKPEPPPEDLRTNSIWMWCTVMLSGLILVCVSVILTRNRKDVIATAYSWRNSIRRSLIKKPLTEDVGVGHTTPVCA, translated from the exons TTGACTATATCAAAAG CTGGTAATGAAGAAAGTGAAGAAATCAATGAGAATGCTGAAACCGAGTTAACTGAAGAAGAAGCCAATACAGAATGGTTACCTGAGATAAGCATCAGTACTAGAACTGGTTTTACAGTTGACATAACTCTGAGCAAAAAAGTAGACCCTTCATTAGAAGAGATATATTCTGTAATTACTCCTAACAATGAAATGTTCTATTTAGATAATGCTAATATAGAAGGGTTGACAGTGCATGGTAGGAGTAATTTTGTGGATAGTAGAATTACTATTGGTCCCATGGATTCTTCGCTGATTGGGCGTTGGACCCTTTGTGGTCACGTTGATGGGGACATACCAGCAAGGCGTTGTCAAGTTGTCGGCATCAGTTGGG AGAACCCCGACAATCCCTCAGCAGAATGGCAAACCACAGTTTTAAGCAGAAGAGACACTGTTACTAATTATTTGGCCACAGTCAACGTTTCCATTAGCGGATCAGGCAGCCGTCTGTCTTGTCATCTTATAGAACCTGCTGGGGGAGACCTGATGATCACTAGAGAGTCAACTTACCCTGGTCTTACTCTTGTTGCCACTCGTGATAATAGTTTATGTACTATTACTATGACacctatttataaagaatttattggAGACTGGGTGTTGTATGGTACATTCCGTTCTTCAAGAGGTGAAAGAAATGAGGTTCGTGTGCCGCTGCATTTGTTTCTTTATG atgTAGAAAATCCTTACAGTCAAGCTTATAAcgtaacaaatttaaatccGTTGTCTCGGGTGGTAAGTCTGGGAAGCACTACTACCTTGGATTCAGCTGGCAGTGGAACTACTGATAGTTGCGAATTGAGGAGTCCCTCAGGAGAATCATATAACCTTCAGAATAGTACTGCACCTGTATCATTCCTGGCTTCCACCTCCAGCGTAAGATGTAGGGCCTCTATTGGTCCTATTAGACTAGACATCTTGGGCGACTGGGTATTAATTGCAAAATTTAATCGCAATGGCATTTTTACTGAAAATAGGCAGGTAATCAGCATCAGGCTTCAAG AGGAAGAAGTTTTAAGGGATATTAACATCAGCACTAGAACTGGTCTAACAATTGACATATCTTTGAGTAGGAAAGATTTGGAATCTCTAGAAGAGACATTTACTTTAACTACTCCACAGAACGAAGTGATAGATTTAGGACAGAATAGTATTCCACCAGGATTAACAGTGCATGACAGTAGTGATTTCGTAGCTAAAAGAGTTTCAGTGGGCCCCATGGAGGAGTCTCTGCTAGGTCGTTGGACACTTTGCGGAGAGGTTAATACAGAAGTCACTGTTACAAGGTGTCAGTCCGTCGTCATCAGTTGGG aTGATGCAAACAATCCATCAGAGGAATGGGAAACCTCAGTTCTAACCAAAAGAAACACAGTAACCAACTACTTGGCTGTAGTGAACGTCACTGTGAGCGGTTCAGGCACACTTCTTAATTGTCATCTCATTACACCCCAAGGAGAAGACCTTATAGTCACAActgactctgcctaccctggaATAAATTTCATAACATTACGGGATACCAGTGTCTGTACAGTCACTATGGGACCTATTCATAAAGAGTTTATTGGCGATTGGATCTTGTATGGAAATTTCCGCTCTTCACGAGGCGTAAGGAATGAGGTCCGTTTGCCATTCCTATTTTTCCTTTACG ATGAGGAAAATCCCTACAGTCAAGCCTATAATGTATCCACTTTAAATCCTTTGACTCGGGTGATAACTCTTGGCAGCTTTACTAACTTGGATTTATCTGGTAGTGGAAGCACGGATAGTTGCGAATTGAGGAGTCCTTCAGGAATATCATATAATCTTCAGAACAGCACCGCTCCAGTGTCGTTTTTGGCTACTACTTCAAGCATTAGATGCAGAGCTTCCATTGGACCTATGGGACTGGAAGAATTAGGAGACTGGGTGTATATTGCAAAATTCAACAACAGAGGAATATTTACTGAGAATCGACAGACAATAAGTCTCATACTTGAag AGGAACAATTATTAAGGGAAATATCCATCAACACCAGAACTGGTCTGACTGTCGATATAACTTTGGGAAAAACAGAAATGGACCCGTCACTAGTAGAAAAATTCACTATCACTACTCCCCAAGATGAGGTTGTGGCGTTGGAACACGCCAATGTGCCAGGATTGACGGTGCACGGAAGCAGCGAGTTTGTGGCGAGCAGGGTCACTATTGGCCCAATGGATTCCTCGTTGATTGGCCGCTGGACATTATGTGGCGAAGTTAACGTGGGTAGACCTGTAAGGCGATGCCAGCCAGTCATCATTGCTTGGT ATAACGCTAATAATCCCTCAGAGGAATGGCAGAATACATTGATGACGAGGGTAGAAGTCGTGACAAACTACTTGGCTGTGTTCAACAGCACTGTGAGAGGTTCAGGCACTCTTCTAACGTGCCATCTCATCACACCTTATGAGGAAGACTTGGTTGTCAATGGCGCGTCTGTGTATCCTGGTCTTACATTCCAAACATTACGAGATACTAGTGTCTGTACTGTAACCATGGGTCCCATACAAAAGGAATTTATTGGAGACTGGGTCTTGTACGCCACATTCCGTTCGTCACGAGGAGATAGAAATGACGTTCGTTTGCCGTTCAATTTGTTCCTTTACG ATAAAGACAATCCTTATAGTCAAGCTTATAACGTGACTAACATGGCTCCTTTAATTCGGGTGATCAACCCCGGCAGCAGTGTAACCTCCGACGTAATTGCTAGTGGAAATACCGACAGTTGTGAAGTTATAAGTCCATCTGGAAAGTCATACAATCTTCAAAACAGTACTCAGCCTGTGACTTTTGGAACGCCTAACTCAAACATAAGATGCAGAGTAACTATTGGACCAGTCGGACTAGATGATTTTGGAGACTGGGAGTTCAGAGCAAAACATAACACTAGAGGCATATTTACTGAGCATAGACAAATTATCAGTATTTTACAAGAAG aTCCTGAAAACCCTGTAGCAGAAGACCATaggaatataataaacatgGACCCGATATACTTCATAACTGCGATTGATGCTCAACACACCATTGTAGCTGACCCGAACACAAATACTAGATTTGTAACAGAAAGTTGCCATGTAAGAACTGCAAATGGACTTCAATACGCTATTATGGAAGGATTTAACCTCCCAGGAGTGGAAGTAGTTCAGCAAGGTTCTAATCAAAGGTGTACTATTCgagttaatgttaaaaatgaaGACTTCATTGGAGAATGGATGCTTATCTCTAGAGAACAAAGGAATTCGGTCCCGGTAGAAGTGAGACAACCATTCATAATCTTCGTAGAAG AGGATGTTGATGCATCAATCGGCCACGTAACAGTCACCGAAGGCAATGACCTCCATTTACGTTTGGCGAATTCCACAAACCTTCATGAAACTTGCAAAGTTTTCGACCCTACTGGTTCTGAACGAACCAATGCAGAAAAAGACAATAGTCAGATTGAAACTTGTGGATTTATTGTTAGAAATGTACAGAATGAGGATACTGGTGCTTGGCAGATCCGGTACGGAACTGGAATCTCTTATAGAGCCATTATAGATGTTAAAGTAAAAG atctATGGGAAGCCACGCACGACACTCTAGTTTTGATTAGAGGTAGACCTGTCAATGAAACCATTGGCCCCGAAACAGCAGTGTACTGTAAACTGATAGATCCAACTCAAAGAGTCATCTTTGACGGTCACGGTAGATGCCACCTGAATCTTGATAGAGTGACGAACGACCATGCTGGCACTTGGGTCATGAGCGTGGGCTTTCTAGGAAACATGTTGGCGAGGACTTATGAAATTAACGTGGAAGCTAGGGGATCAC AAGACAAACCAATAGTCGAAACTCACGTAGCTAAAGAACAGCCAGAAGTAACACTTAAGTGCTCAGTGCCCTTGGAATATGAAGTCAGGTCCTGTCTGTTCCAAAAACCATCTGGACGTGTGATCATTGTGAACACTGGAGTTGCGGAAGACCGATACATTTCCTATGGCTCCGGTACCAT CGTGGATGGCAATGTAACGTCTCACGAATGCGGCATTCGCATCACTGATCCTGCGACAGCAGACCTTGGGCTGTGGCGCTGTGCGGTGGAGACGGACCACGAGGTCTACTACGGCTTCCTCACGGTGCTCTGCCCCTGGGCCATGAAGGACCCCGTTGTAGCCGCAGCTGTTGTTTCAG AGCCAACTCTAACATCGCATCAGGACAGCATAATGCACCTGGAAGGAGACAGTCTGACCATGTCTTGTTCGATTCAGTCCCCAATCAGATACTGCTACTTCAGAAGACCCAATGGAATGATCTACACCGTTTCTACTG GCGTTTCTACCGACGAGTACGAGTACGTAGGCGCCGGTTTGGACGCTGGAGAGTGTGGCATCAGGTTTAGTCGTCTACTGTCACAGGAAACTGGTCATTGGCCTGAAGGTCAATGGAGCTGCCATGTTGGTCTACCTGATGGTGCCCAGCCGGAGCAAAGAGCCAATATCCAGATCCAGATTAATC GTCCTATTGAAGTGAACCAGTACGTGAATGAGAGAGGTCTCGTCGTTGAAGCAGAAGTTTTCCAACAGCAACCTGTGGAGTACTGCCGATATGTTCGCATTGACGGCATTG GATTTACATCGGAAGCGCTGCCCGACTCCCGGTACACAGCCTATGAGGATCTGAGTAAAGGCTTCTGCAGCATCAGCATCCAAAATGCCAATATCCTGGACATGCACCCCTGGACTGTGGTCGCCAAGATCGTGGATAGAGATGAGGAAGTGTCAGGCGTCACCAATCACACAATTGTAATTCCTGATCTGACAACTGAATTGCCAGACATGACAACAGAATTATCAGAAGCAACCGAATTACCTGAAACCACTGAAGTTACTGAAAAGCCTGAGCCACCGCCGGAAGATTTAAGaa ccAACTCAATCTGGATGTGGTGCACCGTGATGCTATCTGGGTTGATCCTCGTCTGCGTCAGCGTCATCTTGACCAGAAACCGCAAGGATGTCATCGCTACTGCCTACTCCTGGAGGAACAGCATCAGGAGAAGCCTGATCAAGAAACCTTTGACTGAAGATGTTGGCGTTGGTCACACTACGCCTGTTTGCGCTTAG